One Pedomonas mirosovicensis genomic region harbors:
- a CDS encoding beta-glucosidase has protein sequence MKTAHLLARPVMLTTAALLIATTLPAQAEQQVNAAARADALVKEMTREEKLQLVHGFFPPMATGKPGAPTDMIPSAGHIPGIPRLGIPTLRESDASLGVANQVEQRKGDVATALPAGLATAASFDPTIAYQGGAMIGLEARAKRFNVLLAGGVNLTRDPWNGRNFEYLGEDPLLAGVMAGEAIRGVQSNHIVSTIKHFALNAQETGRMVLNARIDEAALRESDLLAFQIAIERGNPGSVMCAYNKVNGDWACENKFLLTDVLRRDWNYKGWVMSDWGGVHSTEKAALAGLDQESGQELDKQIYFGEPLAKAIEKGAVPAARLDEMVRRILTGVIENGLLENPMPDAPQPINYDRNALVAQKAAEAGIVLLKNKDSLLPLAKAAKRVVVIGGHADVGVLSGGGSSQVRSVGGAPIEIPLKSGPAASFARVTYHASSPLKALQAEAPDAEITYVDGSNPAAAAAAAKAADIAIVFATQWQTEAQDAENLVLPDNQDALIEAVAASNARTVVVLETGGPVLMPWADKVGAILEAWYPGQRGGEAIARILTGKINPSGRLPITFPREAAQPPRPEPVGLAQFKAAEAATAAANPGGGSNAEVQSFPVDYVEGSNVGYRWYEAKGLKPLFPFGYGLSYTQFTYGNLEVKGGDTVTVSFDVTNAGKRSGADVPQLYVKGADGKPARLAGWQRVGLQPGETRRVTITAEPRILANWSTDAHGWQITPGRYQVTIGRFAGDSTLSADTTLSGRQMKP, from the coding sequence ATGAAAACCGCACATCTTCTGGCCCGTCCTGTCATGCTCACCACCGCGGCGCTGCTCATCGCCACCACGCTTCCGGCTCAGGCCGAACAGCAGGTCAACGCCGCCGCCCGTGCCGATGCGCTGGTGAAGGAGATGACACGCGAGGAAAAGCTGCAACTGGTCCACGGCTTCTTCCCGCCCATGGCGACCGGCAAGCCCGGCGCGCCGACGGATATGATCCCCTCCGCCGGACATATTCCCGGCATTCCCCGGCTCGGTATTCCGACGCTGCGCGAGAGCGACGCCAGCCTCGGCGTCGCCAATCAGGTGGAGCAGCGCAAGGGCGATGTGGCAACCGCGCTCCCGGCCGGGCTGGCGACCGCCGCCAGCTTCGATCCCACGATCGCCTATCAAGGCGGGGCGATGATCGGCCTTGAGGCCAGGGCCAAGCGGTTCAACGTGTTGCTGGCGGGCGGCGTCAACCTGACCCGCGATCCGTGGAACGGCCGCAATTTCGAATATCTGGGCGAGGACCCGCTGCTGGCCGGAGTCATGGCAGGCGAGGCGATCCGCGGCGTGCAGAGCAACCACATCGTCTCCACCATCAAGCACTTCGCGCTGAACGCGCAGGAGACGGGCCGCATGGTGCTGAATGCACGCATCGACGAGGCGGCGTTGCGGGAGAGCGACCTGCTCGCCTTCCAGATTGCCATCGAGCGGGGCAATCCCGGCTCGGTGATGTGCGCCTACAACAAGGTCAACGGCGACTGGGCGTGCGAGAACAAATTCCTTCTGACCGATGTGCTGCGGCGCGATTGGAACTATAAGGGCTGGGTGATGTCCGACTGGGGCGGCGTCCACTCGACCGAAAAAGCAGCACTCGCCGGGCTCGACCAGGAGTCGGGCCAGGAACTGGACAAGCAGATCTATTTTGGCGAGCCGCTGGCGAAAGCCATCGAGAAAGGCGCAGTGCCCGCCGCGCGCCTTGACGAAATGGTGCGGCGCATTCTGACAGGCGTCATCGAAAACGGCCTCCTCGAAAACCCGATGCCGGACGCGCCCCAGCCCATTAATTATGACCGCAACGCGCTTGTCGCCCAGAAAGCGGCGGAAGCGGGCATCGTCCTCCTAAAGAACAAGGACTCCCTGCTGCCGCTTGCCAAGGCGGCCAAGCGCGTCGTGGTAATCGGCGGTCATGCTGATGTGGGCGTGCTCTCGGGCGGCGGCTCGTCGCAGGTACGCTCGGTCGGCGGCGCCCCCATCGAAATTCCGCTGAAGAGCGGCCCCGCCGCGTCCTTTGCCCGCGTTACCTATCACGCCTCCTCACCGCTGAAGGCCCTTCAGGCCGAAGCGCCGGATGCCGAGATTACCTATGTAGACGGCAGCAATCCCGCAGCTGCTGCCGCGGCAGCAAAAGCCGCCGATATCGCCATCGTCTTCGCCACCCAGTGGCAGACCGAAGCGCAGGATGCGGAGAATCTGGTGCTGCCCGACAATCAGGACGCGCTCATCGAGGCGGTTGCCGCCTCCAACGCGCGCACGGTCGTGGTGCTGGAGACCGGCGGGCCGGTACTGATGCCGTGGGCCGACAAGGTGGGCGCGATTTTAGAAGCCTGGTATCCGGGCCAGCGCGGCGGCGAGGCCATCGCTCGTATTCTGACCGGCAAGATCAATCCGTCCGGCCGGCTGCCGATCACCTTCCCGCGTGAGGCCGCGCAGCCGCCGCGGCCCGAGCCGGTGGGCCTTGCCCAGTTCAAGGCCGCGGAAGCCGCAACCGCCGCAGCCAACCCGGGCGGTGGCTCCAACGCCGAGGTGCAGTCCTTCCCGGTCGATTACGTGGAGGGCAGCAATGTGGGCTATCGCTGGTATGAGGCGAAGGGGCTGAAGCCTCTGTTCCCCTTCGGCTACGGGCTTTCCTACACGCAGTTCACCTACGGCAATCTGGAGGTGAAGGGCGGCGATACCGTGACGGTGAGCTTCGATGTAACGAACGCGGGCAAGCGTTCGGGCGCGGACGTGCCCCAACTCTATGTGAAGGGTGCAGACGGCAAGCCTGCCCGGCTGGCGGGCTGGCAGCGGGTTGGCCTTCAGCCGGGCGAGACCCGGCGGGTGACGATCACTGCCGAGCCGCGCATCCTGGCCAACTGGAGCACCGACGCCCACGGCTGGCAGATCACACCGGGGCGTTACCAGGTGACGATCGGTCGTTTTGCCGGCGACAGCACTCTGTCGGCCGATACGACACTCTCTGGGCGGCAGATGAAACCCTGA